In a single window of the Pocillopora verrucosa isolate sample1 chromosome 4, ASM3666991v2, whole genome shotgun sequence genome:
- the LOC131793102 gene encoding sushi, von Willebrand factor type A, EGF and pentraxin domain-containing protein 1 isoform X1: MWNTLFLGAIFLCCYPVIEGNPKQSGSNGCPRTNNVRFCGKTCSTDGDCRGNRKCLCDGDCGMICVKNNLRCEKLPKVKNGRSSFSNGSYFRSVVTYKCKKPYKLRGSAKRTCRATGKWDGTKTRCKTYCPDPGQISFGNRRTERSKGVKLIHFWCYDDVMYKMVGTPRIRCQENGQWSAPKPKCIHSPPLCDKPNIPDEAAVIYPRSMDREFKYGDRVLLKCKEGYFKSGLGVYQCKKGNIWSGGITCSPKSCGRPNDIPNGKIIGYVFSFKEKIRYECNEGYNLKGPSYRTCQANEKWGDKDPICEVADCGSLQKPDHGDIIEQVAFTYGNRIVFDCTETGYEMKGSRVRTCQRDGTWSGSPTTCEIVQCGDPGTPQNGKQMVTKGFVYGGSVEFKCNRGYTLVGKHITYCRTNKQWTAAVPQCRASCQDPGILLHGHKIGNNFSHGQKVSYSCNSNYVLEGAQTSTCSDGRWSNKMPSCRAPCAKPAAPPNGGLRGRDFRHGQSVKFICRSGYQRVGTSPITCNDGKWNKPFPVCKGICHTPRNPNKGKLHKKFLAGPFLDGDVATFSCDNGYDLIGNRRIRCVEKVWKPSVPQCKARCRFSGKPLKGYVIKGPLVIGEMIKHGEKITYDCFASYTMEGSSTQECDNGRWTSGVPKCKASCVRPGSIRNGRVSGKDFGHGKTVSYRCDGNYALEGRSTLTCDDGRWNPNPPVCRASCKDPGSPANGKRQQQGLRHNSWVSFSCDKNYQLEGETQIQCNDGTWRDNLPKCVAVCPDPGHLTNGIRRGKNFKNGSTVTFKCNENHDLIGNDTIRCEDKVWSGDVPICKARCRFSGKLRDGYVFKRPLVIGEMIKHGEKITYDCFASYTMEGSSTQECDNGRWTSDVPKCKASCVRPWSIRNGRVSGKDFGHGKTVSYRCDGNYTLEGRSTLTCDDGKWNPNPPVCRASCSDPGYIDRGNRSGRDFSHGKVVTYECTNQTYSLVGNPRLTCLDGKWDSVRPSCQSLCNKPGILKNGRVIGRNYSDGSVIKFECNKGYEVRGSPFSTCRRGAWEGQFPECEICVQVGEIFWGLWAWNKGANNYYRANITRITSTRVDFALVYNREQKRSYPRTDEVLIIDKVPSIGDVPPNSPVIANQFSDRKRYRTGNTTGPFDDSSVYVRFDDGEEKVVPLRRVRLVSRPLFCSDVN; encoded by the exons ATGTGGAACACACTTTTCTTAGGGGCGATTTTCCTTTGCTGTTATCCAGTCATTGAGGGCAACCCAAAGCAGAGTG GCTCTAATGGCTGCCCCAGAACAAATAACGTGAGATTCTGTGGCAAGACTTGCTCGACTGACGGAGATTGCCGAGGAAATAGAAAATGTTTGTGTGATGGAGACTGTGGAATGATTTGCGTTAAAAACA ACCTTAGATGTGAAAAATTACCTAAGGTAAAAAATGGTCGTTCCAGCTTCAGCAACGGCAGCTACTTTCGCAGCGTGGTGACATATAAGTGTAAGAAACCGTATAAACTCCGCGGCTCAGCAAAACGAACTTGTAGAGCTACAGGAAAATGGGatggaacaaaaacaagatgCA AAACCTATTGTCCGGATCCAGGGCAAATCTCTTTTGGAAACAGACGAACTGAACGTAGTAAGGGCGTGAAGTTAATTCATTTCTGGTGTTATGATGATGTTATGTATAAAATGGTAGGAACTCCCCGAATAAGGTGCCAGGAAAACGGACAATGGAGTGCTCCAAAACCAAAATGCATCCATTCAC CTCCCTTATGTGACAAGCCGAACATCCCAGACGAAGCTGCTGTTATCTACCCACGGTCAATGGATAGGGAATTCAAATACGGTGACAGAGTGCTATTGAAATGCAAGGAAGGATATTTTAAGTCAGGACTTGGTGTTTACCAATGTAAGAAAGGCAACATATGGAGTGGAGGCATCACTTGCTCAC CTAAAAGCTGTGGCCGCCCAAACGATATCCCTAACGGAAAGATCATAGGATAcgtcttttcttttaaagaaaagatcAGATACGAGTGCAATGAAGGCTACAATCTTAAAGGACCATCTTATAGAACATGCCAGGCTAACGAGAAATGGGGCGATAAAGACCCTATTTGTGAAG TTGCGGATTGTGGCTCCTTGCAAAAGCCAGATCATGGGGATATAATAGAGCAAGTAGCGTTTACCTATGGAAATAGAATAGTATTCGACTGCACAGAGACAGGTTACGAGATGAAAGGGTCAAGAGTAAGGACATGCCAAAGGGACGGAACATGGAGTGGCTCTCCTACAACATGCGAAA TTGTTCAGTGTGGAGATCCTGGGACACCCCAAAATGGAAAACAGATGGTAACCAAAGGTTTCGTGTATGGTGGGTCTGTGGAATTTAAATGTAACAGAGGTTACACTCTGGTAGGGAAGCACATCACTTACTGTCGAACGAACAAACAATGGACTGCTGCTGTTCCGCAATGTCGAG CTTCTTGCCAAGATCCTGGCATTCTTTTACATGGTCATAAGATTGGCAACAATTTTAGTCACGGCCAAAAAGTATCATATTCATGTAATAGCAATTACGTCTTGGAGGGTGCGCAAACGAGCACATGTTCAGACGGCCGGTGGAGTAACAAGATGCCGAGTTGCCGCG CACCATGTGCCAAACCTGCTGCACCTCCAAACGGAGGATTGCGGGGCAGAGATTTTAGACATGGACAATCTGTAAAGTTCATTTGTCGTTCTGGCTATCAAAGAGTCGGTACTTCCCCGATCACATGCAATGATGGAAAATGGAACAAACCATTTCCAGTCTGCAAAG GCATTTGTCACACACCAAGAAATCCGAATAAAGGGaaattgcacaagaaatttCTTGCCGGCCCTTTCCTCGACGGAGATGTAGCAACGTTCTCTTGCGACAATGGTTATGACTTGATTGGTAATAGGAGAATTCGTTGCGTTGAAAAAGTATGGAAACCCAGCGTACCTCAATGTAAAG CTCGTTGCAGATTTTCAGGAAAACCTCTTAAAGGTTATGTTATTAAAGGCCCACTAGTTATAGGAGAAATGATTAAGCATGGCGAAAAGATCACTTACGACTGCTTTGCCTCTTACACCATGGAGGGAAGTAGTACTCAGGAATGCGACAATGGTCGATGGACAAGTGGTGTTCCTAAATGCAAAG CTTCATGTGTGCGTCCCGGGAGTATACGCAACGGACGAGTATCTGGTAAAGATTTTGGCCATGGAAAAACTGTTAGCTATCGATGTGATGGAAATTATGCCCTTGAGGGGCGAAGCACATTGACGTGCGACGATGGAAGGTGGAACCCTAACCCTCCAGTGTGCAGAG CATCGTGCAAAGATCCAGGATCACCTGCTAATGGCAAAAGACAGCAACAGGGCTTACGCCACAACTCTTGGGTATCGTTTTCCTGTGATAAAAATTATCAGCTTGAGGGCGAAACACAGATTCAGTGCAACGATGGCACTTGGAGAGACAATCTCCCGAAATGCGTTG CCGTGTGTCCAGATCCAGGTCATCTAACTAACGGCATACGCCGTggcaaaaatttcaagaatgGTAGTACAGTCACTTTTAAGTGCAACGAAAACCACGACTTAATAGGAAACGACACAATCCGGTGTGAGGACAAAGTTTGGAGCGGTGACGTCCCAATATGTAAAG CTCGTTGCAGATTTTCGGGAAAACTTCGTGACGGTTATGTCTTTAAACGCCCACTGGTTATAGGAGAAATGATTAAGCATGGCGAAAAAATCACTTACGACTGCTTCGCCTCTTACACCATGGAGGGAAGTAGTACTCAGGAATGTGACAATGGTCGATGGACAAGTGATGTTCCTAAATGCAAAG CTTCATGTGTGCGTCCCTGGAGTATACGCAACGGACGAGTATCTGGTAAAGACTTTGGCCATGGAAAAACTGTTAGCTATCGATGCGATGGAAATTATACCCTTGAGGGGCGAAGCACATTGACGTGCGACGATGGAAAATGGAACCCTAACCCTCCAGTGTGCAGAG CATCGTGTAGTGACCCTGGATATATTGATCGTGGAAACCGAAGTGGTAGAGACTTTTCTCACGGGAAAGTAGTCACATATGAATGTACTAATCAGACCTACAGTTTAGTGGGAAATCCTCGATTGACATGCCTCGACGGCAAATGGGATTCAGTTCGTCCAAGTTGCCAAA gtttatGCAACAAACCAGGAATACTCAAAAACGGAAGAGTTATTGGAAGAAATTACAGCGACGGTTCTGTGATCAAGTTTGAATGCAATAAAGGCTACGAGGTACGAGGCTCACCCTTTTCAACCTGCAGAAGAGGTGCATGGGAAGGTCAATTTCCAGAGTGCGAAA TATGTGTCCAGGTTGGAGAAATATTTTGGGGACTTTGGGCCTGGAACAAGGGTGCAAACAACTACTACCGAGctaatatcacaagaataaCCTCGACACGTGTAGACTTCGCATTAGTTTATAACAGGGAGCAAAAGCGCAGTTACCCAAGGACTGATGAGGTGCTTATCATAGATAAAGTGCCATCAATAGGGGACGTACCACCTAATTCGCCAGTAATAGCCAATCAGTTCAGTGACAGAAAGCGGTACCGAACTGGTAATACGACTGGCCCTTTTGATGATTCTTCTGTGTACGTAAGGTTTGACGATGGTGAAGAAAAAGTGGTTCCCCTGAGAAGAGTTCGCTTAGTTTCTCGTCCACTTTTTTGTTCAGATGttaattaa
- the LOC131793102 gene encoding sushi, von Willebrand factor type A, EGF and pentraxin domain-containing protein 1 isoform X2, translating to MWNTLFLGAIFLCCYPVIEGNPKQSGSNGCPRTNNVRFCGKTCSTDGDCRGNRKCLCDGDCGMICVKNNLRCEKLPKVKNGRSSFSNGSYFRSVVTYKCKKPYKLRGSAKRTCRATGKWDGTKTRCKTYCPDPGQISFGNRRTERSKGVKLIHFWCYDDVMYKMVGTPRIRCQENGQWSAPKPKCIHSPPLCDKPNIPDEAAVIYPRSMDREFKYGDRVLLKCKEGYFKSGLGVYQCKKGNIWSGGITCSPKSCGRPNDIPNGKIIGYVFSFKEKIRYECNEGYNLKGPSYRTCQANEKWGDKDPICEVADCGSLQKPDHGDIIEQVAFTYGNRIVFDCTETGYEMKGSRVRTCQRDGTWSGSPTTCEIVQCGDPGTPQNGKQMVTKGFVYGGSVEFKCNRGYTLVGKHITYCRTNKQWTAAVPQCRASCQDPGILLHGHKIGNNFSHGQKVSYSCNSNYVLEGAQTSTCSDGRWSNKMPSCRAPCAKPAAPPNGGLRGRDFRHGQSVKFICRSGYQRVGTSPITCNDGKWNKPFPVCKGICHTPRNPNKGKLHKKFLAGPFLDGDVATFSCDNGYDLIGNRRIRCVEKVWKPSVPQCKARCRFSGKPLKGYVIKGPLVIGEMIKHGEKITYDCFASYTMEGSSTQECDNGRWTSGVPKCKASCVRPGSIRNGRVSGKDFGHGKTVSYRCDGNYALEGRSTLTCDDGRWNPNPPVCRASCKDPGSPANGKRQQQGLRHNSWVSFSCDKNYQLEGETQIQCNDGTWRDNLPKCVAVCPDPGHLTNGIRRGKNFKNGSTVTFKCNENHDLIGNDTIRCEDKVWSGDVPICKARCRFSGKLRDGYVFKRPLVIGEMIKHGEKITYDCFASYTMEGSSTQECDNGRWTSDVPKCKASCVRPWSIRNGRVSGKDFGHGKTVSYRCDGNYTLEGRSTLTCDDGKWNPNPPVCRASCSDPGYIDRGNRSGRDFSHGKVVTYECTNQTYSLVGNPRLTCLDGKWDSVRPSCQNHSGELLTKDMHPYTG from the exons ATGTGGAACACACTTTTCTTAGGGGCGATTTTCCTTTGCTGTTATCCAGTCATTGAGGGCAACCCAAAGCAGAGTG GCTCTAATGGCTGCCCCAGAACAAATAACGTGAGATTCTGTGGCAAGACTTGCTCGACTGACGGAGATTGCCGAGGAAATAGAAAATGTTTGTGTGATGGAGACTGTGGAATGATTTGCGTTAAAAACA ACCTTAGATGTGAAAAATTACCTAAGGTAAAAAATGGTCGTTCCAGCTTCAGCAACGGCAGCTACTTTCGCAGCGTGGTGACATATAAGTGTAAGAAACCGTATAAACTCCGCGGCTCAGCAAAACGAACTTGTAGAGCTACAGGAAAATGGGatggaacaaaaacaagatgCA AAACCTATTGTCCGGATCCAGGGCAAATCTCTTTTGGAAACAGACGAACTGAACGTAGTAAGGGCGTGAAGTTAATTCATTTCTGGTGTTATGATGATGTTATGTATAAAATGGTAGGAACTCCCCGAATAAGGTGCCAGGAAAACGGACAATGGAGTGCTCCAAAACCAAAATGCATCCATTCAC CTCCCTTATGTGACAAGCCGAACATCCCAGACGAAGCTGCTGTTATCTACCCACGGTCAATGGATAGGGAATTCAAATACGGTGACAGAGTGCTATTGAAATGCAAGGAAGGATATTTTAAGTCAGGACTTGGTGTTTACCAATGTAAGAAAGGCAACATATGGAGTGGAGGCATCACTTGCTCAC CTAAAAGCTGTGGCCGCCCAAACGATATCCCTAACGGAAAGATCATAGGATAcgtcttttcttttaaagaaaagatcAGATACGAGTGCAATGAAGGCTACAATCTTAAAGGACCATCTTATAGAACATGCCAGGCTAACGAGAAATGGGGCGATAAAGACCCTATTTGTGAAG TTGCGGATTGTGGCTCCTTGCAAAAGCCAGATCATGGGGATATAATAGAGCAAGTAGCGTTTACCTATGGAAATAGAATAGTATTCGACTGCACAGAGACAGGTTACGAGATGAAAGGGTCAAGAGTAAGGACATGCCAAAGGGACGGAACATGGAGTGGCTCTCCTACAACATGCGAAA TTGTTCAGTGTGGAGATCCTGGGACACCCCAAAATGGAAAACAGATGGTAACCAAAGGTTTCGTGTATGGTGGGTCTGTGGAATTTAAATGTAACAGAGGTTACACTCTGGTAGGGAAGCACATCACTTACTGTCGAACGAACAAACAATGGACTGCTGCTGTTCCGCAATGTCGAG CTTCTTGCCAAGATCCTGGCATTCTTTTACATGGTCATAAGATTGGCAACAATTTTAGTCACGGCCAAAAAGTATCATATTCATGTAATAGCAATTACGTCTTGGAGGGTGCGCAAACGAGCACATGTTCAGACGGCCGGTGGAGTAACAAGATGCCGAGTTGCCGCG CACCATGTGCCAAACCTGCTGCACCTCCAAACGGAGGATTGCGGGGCAGAGATTTTAGACATGGACAATCTGTAAAGTTCATTTGTCGTTCTGGCTATCAAAGAGTCGGTACTTCCCCGATCACATGCAATGATGGAAAATGGAACAAACCATTTCCAGTCTGCAAAG GCATTTGTCACACACCAAGAAATCCGAATAAAGGGaaattgcacaagaaatttCTTGCCGGCCCTTTCCTCGACGGAGATGTAGCAACGTTCTCTTGCGACAATGGTTATGACTTGATTGGTAATAGGAGAATTCGTTGCGTTGAAAAAGTATGGAAACCCAGCGTACCTCAATGTAAAG CTCGTTGCAGATTTTCAGGAAAACCTCTTAAAGGTTATGTTATTAAAGGCCCACTAGTTATAGGAGAAATGATTAAGCATGGCGAAAAGATCACTTACGACTGCTTTGCCTCTTACACCATGGAGGGAAGTAGTACTCAGGAATGCGACAATGGTCGATGGACAAGTGGTGTTCCTAAATGCAAAG CTTCATGTGTGCGTCCCGGGAGTATACGCAACGGACGAGTATCTGGTAAAGATTTTGGCCATGGAAAAACTGTTAGCTATCGATGTGATGGAAATTATGCCCTTGAGGGGCGAAGCACATTGACGTGCGACGATGGAAGGTGGAACCCTAACCCTCCAGTGTGCAGAG CATCGTGCAAAGATCCAGGATCACCTGCTAATGGCAAAAGACAGCAACAGGGCTTACGCCACAACTCTTGGGTATCGTTTTCCTGTGATAAAAATTATCAGCTTGAGGGCGAAACACAGATTCAGTGCAACGATGGCACTTGGAGAGACAATCTCCCGAAATGCGTTG CCGTGTGTCCAGATCCAGGTCATCTAACTAACGGCATACGCCGTggcaaaaatttcaagaatgGTAGTACAGTCACTTTTAAGTGCAACGAAAACCACGACTTAATAGGAAACGACACAATCCGGTGTGAGGACAAAGTTTGGAGCGGTGACGTCCCAATATGTAAAG CTCGTTGCAGATTTTCGGGAAAACTTCGTGACGGTTATGTCTTTAAACGCCCACTGGTTATAGGAGAAATGATTAAGCATGGCGAAAAAATCACTTACGACTGCTTCGCCTCTTACACCATGGAGGGAAGTAGTACTCAGGAATGTGACAATGGTCGATGGACAAGTGATGTTCCTAAATGCAAAG CTTCATGTGTGCGTCCCTGGAGTATACGCAACGGACGAGTATCTGGTAAAGACTTTGGCCATGGAAAAACTGTTAGCTATCGATGCGATGGAAATTATACCCTTGAGGGGCGAAGCACATTGACGTGCGACGATGGAAAATGGAACCCTAACCCTCCAGTGTGCAGAG CATCGTGTAGTGACCCTGGATATATTGATCGTGGAAACCGAAGTGGTAGAGACTTTTCTCACGGGAAAGTAGTCACATATGAATGTACTAATCAGACCTACAGTTTAGTGGGAAATCCTCGATTGACATGCCTCGACGGCAAATGGGATTCAGTTCGTCCAAGTTGCCAAA ATCATAGCGGCGAACTCCTTACGAAGGATATGCACCCGTACACTGGGTAG
- the LOC131772901 gene encoding serine protease 33 isoform X1 — protein MTPVRHFLIFSFGLIWMSATDVSSFGAGASEVRTCDDPGFPKNGFRVVGDFRYKASVEYFCNPGFIFTTGNRLRHCQGNGKWSGTLPTCKDINECIEYDDYANPYTTNDVQVEHNHLCHAEATCINTIGSFHCKCKPGYYGDGKLCLSNKYVMVAALFRKKNKASAYMCGTLGNTRNATRIRRIVGGISSAHGSWPWQVAITYNSTKRYNFLFNGALIKPGWVLTVANILQVKKGAKPIKPHKLRVVLGEFNRNKLDGTETPIRVKRIVIHPGYDRYSMAHNIALLELENPVKLNDHIRMVCIPKRKRDKVLEKPLRYGTVAGWGSTKPIRLGEPTGPLSAVLREVTVPIVPDKECKEASIYTYHKESTFCAGFKKKPKDPCFGDVGSPLVMQHPRSGRWIVIGLFGWSEGCGRPRKYAYYTRVSKYRKWINSNVKRGH, from the exons ATGACACCAGTGAGGCActtcttgatattttcttttggcTTGATCTGGATGAGTGCGACAGATGTGAGCTCTTTTGGAGCCGGGGCAAGTGAAG TTAGAACATGTGACGACCCTGGCTTTCCAAAGAACGGCTTTCGTGTGGTAGGAGACTTCAGATACAAGGCCTCTGTTGAGTATTTTTGCAATCCGGGATTTATATTCACCACAGGAAATCGGTTACGTCATTGTCAAGGGAATGGAAAGTGGAGTGGGACGTTGCCAACATGTAAAG ATATCAACGAATGCATTGAATACGACGATTATGCAAACCCGTACACCACCAATGACGTTCAAGTAGAGCATAATCATCTCTGTCACGCAGAGGCAACGTGCATCAACACTATTGGGTCGTTCCACTGCAAGTGCAAGCCAGGTTACTATGGTGATGGGAAGTTATGTTTGTCTAATAAATACGTCATGGTTGCGGCTTTGTTTCGAA aaaaaaataaggcGTCAGCTTATATGTGTGGCACTTTGGGAAACACTAGGAATGCTACACGAATCAGACGGATCGTAGGAGGAATATCTTCTGCGCACGGCTCCTGGCCGTGGCAAGTCGCCATAACCTATAATAGTACAA AGAGATATAACTTCCTCTTTAACGGAGCACTTATAAAACCTGGATGGGTCCTCACAGTCGCCAACATTCTTCAAGTGAAGAAAGGTGCTAAGCCAATAAAGCCTCACAAATTACGCGTGGTGTTAG gAGAATTCAACCGCAATAAATTGGACGGAACGGAAACGCCCATCCGCGTTAAAAGAATAGTTATACATCCGGGATACGATCGATACTCAATGGCCCACAACATTGCTTTGTTAGAGTTGGAGAACCCTGTGAAGCTAAATGATCATATAAGGATG GTGTGCATACCAAAGCGCAAGAGAGACAAAGTTTTGGAGAAGCCGTTACGGTACGGGACAGTGGCAGGATGGGGTTCCACCAAACCAATTAGGCTCGGCGAACCTACTGGACCTTTGTCAGCTGTGCTTAGAGAGGTTACGGTGCCGATAGTCCCGGATAAGGAATGCAAGGAAGCTTCAATTTATACCTACCATAAGGAAAGCACGTTCTGTGCAGGATTCAAAAAGAAGCCCAAAGATCCGTGTTTTGGGGACGTGGGAAGCCCTCTTGTCATGCAGCACCCTCGCTCTGGGCGCTGGATTGTTATCGGACTGTTCGGTTGGAGCGAAGGTTGTGGAAGACCCAGAAAGTACGCGTATTACACAAGGGTTTCAAAATACAGGAAGTGGATAAATTCCAACGTCAAAAGAGGCCATTAg
- the LOC131772901 gene encoding serine protease 33 isoform X2 produces MTPVRHFLIFSFGLIWMSATDVSSFGAGASEVRTCDDPGFPKNGFRVVGDFRYKASVEYFCNPGFIFTTGNRLRHCQGNGKWSGTLPTCKEKNKASAYMCGTLGNTRNATRIRRIVGGISSAHGSWPWQVAITYNSTKRYNFLFNGALIKPGWVLTVANILQVKKGAKPIKPHKLRVVLGEFNRNKLDGTETPIRVKRIVIHPGYDRYSMAHNIALLELENPVKLNDHIRMVCIPKRKRDKVLEKPLRYGTVAGWGSTKPIRLGEPTGPLSAVLREVTVPIVPDKECKEASIYTYHKESTFCAGFKKKPKDPCFGDVGSPLVMQHPRSGRWIVIGLFGWSEGCGRPRKYAYYTRVSKYRKWINSNVKRGH; encoded by the exons ATGACACCAGTGAGGCActtcttgatattttcttttggcTTGATCTGGATGAGTGCGACAGATGTGAGCTCTTTTGGAGCCGGGGCAAGTGAAG TTAGAACATGTGACGACCCTGGCTTTCCAAAGAACGGCTTTCGTGTGGTAGGAGACTTCAGATACAAGGCCTCTGTTGAGTATTTTTGCAATCCGGGATTTATATTCACCACAGGAAATCGGTTACGTCATTGTCAAGGGAATGGAAAGTGGAGTGGGACGTTGCCAACATGTAAAG aaaaaaataaggcGTCAGCTTATATGTGTGGCACTTTGGGAAACACTAGGAATGCTACACGAATCAGACGGATCGTAGGAGGAATATCTTCTGCGCACGGCTCCTGGCCGTGGCAAGTCGCCATAACCTATAATAGTACAA AGAGATATAACTTCCTCTTTAACGGAGCACTTATAAAACCTGGATGGGTCCTCACAGTCGCCAACATTCTTCAAGTGAAGAAAGGTGCTAAGCCAATAAAGCCTCACAAATTACGCGTGGTGTTAG gAGAATTCAACCGCAATAAATTGGACGGAACGGAAACGCCCATCCGCGTTAAAAGAATAGTTATACATCCGGGATACGATCGATACTCAATGGCCCACAACATTGCTTTGTTAGAGTTGGAGAACCCTGTGAAGCTAAATGATCATATAAGGATG GTGTGCATACCAAAGCGCAAGAGAGACAAAGTTTTGGAGAAGCCGTTACGGTACGGGACAGTGGCAGGATGGGGTTCCACCAAACCAATTAGGCTCGGCGAACCTACTGGACCTTTGTCAGCTGTGCTTAGAGAGGTTACGGTGCCGATAGTCCCGGATAAGGAATGCAAGGAAGCTTCAATTTATACCTACCATAAGGAAAGCACGTTCTGTGCAGGATTCAAAAAGAAGCCCAAAGATCCGTGTTTTGGGGACGTGGGAAGCCCTCTTGTCATGCAGCACCCTCGCTCTGGGCGCTGGATTGTTATCGGACTGTTCGGTTGGAGCGAAGGTTGTGGAAGACCCAGAAAGTACGCGTATTACACAAGGGTTTCAAAATACAGGAAGTGGATAAATTCCAACGTCAAAAGAGGCCATTAg